Proteins from one Carcharodon carcharias isolate sCarCar2 chromosome 19, sCarCar2.pri, whole genome shotgun sequence genomic window:
- the LOC121291520 gene encoding RNA-binding protein 4B-like: MVKIFVGNLPRPTTAEEIRALFEKYGEVSECDLIKNYGFVHMDNKEAAKEAIENLHHYKLHGVAINVEASKSMTKSSTKLHVGKVSSNCTSQELQAKFEEYGTVLECDIIKDYAFVHMERGEDAMAAIKGLDGTEFKGKRIHVELSKSRLRIQPGMGEKNTCFRCGKDGHWSKECPTDRQEMGIGFAHDYLDPYAMHHRYGEQPFYDSRYVDYYEKYRAGAYGAVGTPYPDRWGTPLAGYGTSMRERMPKALEAYSQSSISQPPTYYARDRSPLRRPTASTITDYATAATEYAAAAAAAAATNSDYGTAASTAEYSASDYAAAAARYAAQDYANANYAASNYATATSTADYASGNYGTGDYSAGYAYDYGHTMSNSAAYSATGTGNEAYAEHTQYSAY, encoded by the exons ATGGTTAAAATCTTCGTGGGCAACCTGCCGCGGCCGACAACCGCCGAGGAGATTCGGGCTCTGTTCGAGAAGTACGGCGAAGTGAGCGAgtgcgacctgatcaag aaCTATGGATTTGTGCATATGGACAACAAGGAAGCAGCAAAGGAGGCGATTGAGAACCTGCATCACTACAAATTGCACGGGGTCGCTATCAATGTGGAAGCCAGCAAGAGCATGACCAAGTCCTCCACCAAACTCCACGTGGGTAAAGTGAGCTCCAACTGCACCAGCCAGGAGCTGCAGGCCAAGTTCGAAGAGTACGGAACAGTCCTTGAGTGCGACATCATCAAAGATTACGCGTTTGTGCACATGGAGAGGGGGGAAGACGCCATGGCGGCCATCAAGGGTCTGGATGGCACTGAGTTCAAAG GTAAACGGATTCACGTTGAACTGTCCAAGAGCCGGCTGCGAATACAGCCTGGGATGGGCGAGAAGAACACCTGCTTCCGGTGCGGCAAAGACGGCCATTGGTCCAAAGAATGCCCAACAGACCGGCAGGAGATGGGCATTGGATTCGCCCACGACTACCTTGACCCCTATGCCATGCACCACCGGTACGGGGAGCAGCCCTTTTACGACAGTCGCTACGTTGATTACTACGAGAAGTACCGGGCTGGGGCCTACGGAGCGGTGGGCACTCCGTACCCTGACCGCTGGGGCACCCCACTGGCtggctatggcacttccatgagGGAGCGCATGCCCAAAGCATTGGAGGCGTACAGCCAGAGCTCCATAAGCCAACCCCCGACCTATTATGCGCGGGACCGGAGCCCCCTCCGGCGACCGACGGCATCAACGATCACCGACTACGCCACAGCTGCTACGGAGtatgctgctgctgccgctgctgcgGCCGCCACCAACTCTGACTACGGCACGGCCGCCTCCACTGCTGAGTATTCTGCCAGTGACTACGCCGCTGCTGCTGCCAGGTACGCTGCCCAAGACTATGCCAACGCCAACTACGCTGCCAGCAACTATGCCACTGCCACCTCGACCGCCGACTACGCCAGTGGAAACTACGGCACCGGTGACTACAGCGCAGGCTACGCGTACGACTACGGACATACCATGAGCAACAGTGCCGCCTATTCCGCTACAGGTACAGGGAACGAGGCCTATGCGGAACACACGCAGTACTCTGCTTATTAG